The proteins below are encoded in one region of Triticum aestivum cultivar Chinese Spring chromosome 1B, IWGSC CS RefSeq v2.1, whole genome shotgun sequence:
- the LOC123144111 gene encoding uncharacterized protein isoform X1, translating into MLADPYVFKMNGVVYHHIGPLIPSGNSAPKYAQLYMVDSADEVQLRISAFDRQGAETLDPDPGIVASLIAMLNRHHKLVHKFRMARANLCSPSAPRVAIHFMGDEGGGHGDRFSGPASCEVAALIVGDYTLECKRFDVIAETRSGFLQHISSLNSSLMPLQYPLLFPFGDKGFHLGIKYIATGGPHGDGHCNIGGRLRGRSSGGQVSMMEYYNYYFHYRRGEPNPYTCCGRLSQQGGSTGENLGIQFILHSSFTGGPWYMMLNYHDGMAICREYGAPDLFVTFTCNPKWQEVMLSHMKVVRLTLIVLTLLHVLSI; encoded by the exons ATGTTGGCGGATCCCTATGTTTTCAAGATGAATGGGGTGGTTTATCATCATATTGGTCCTCTTATTCCTTCAGGGAATAGTGcgccaaagtatgctcagctttaTATGGTGGACTCTGCTGATGAAGTGCAGTTGAGAATTAGTGCCTTTGATCGTCAAGGAGCTGAAACGCTTGATCCTGATCCAGGCATTGTGGCCTCTCTTATTGCTATGTTAAATAGGCATCATAAATTGGTGCATAAGTTTAGAATGGCTAGGGCAAATCTGTGTTCTCCTTCTGCTCCTAGGGTGGCTATACATTTTATGGGTGATGAAGGCGGTGGTCATGGTGACCGTTTTTCTGGTCCTGCTTCATGTGAGGTGGCCGCTCTTATTGTCGGCGATTACACGCTTGAATGTAAAAGATTTGATGTTATTGCTGAAACTCGCTCTGGTTTTCTTCAGCATATCTCTTCGTTGAATTCGAGTCTTATGCCCCTACAGTATCCTCTATTATTTCCCTTTGGTGACAAAGGATTTCATCTTGGTATCAAGTATATTGCTACTGGTGGGCCTCATGGAGATGGGCATTGTAATATTGGTGGGCGTTTACGTGGTCGTTCTTCAGGAGGGCAAGTATCTATGATGGAATACTATAATTATTACTTCCACTATAGACGGGGGGAGCCAAATCCTTATACCTGTTGTGGTCGTTTGAGCCAGCAG GGTGGATCAACTGGTGAGAATTTGGGGATTCAGTTTATATTACATTCGAGTTTTACGGGTGGTCCTTGGTACATGATGCTTAATTACCATGATGGTATGGCTATTTGTCGCGAATATGGTGCTCCCGATCTTTTTGTCACTTTTACATGCAATCCAAAGTGGCAAGAAGTGATGCTCTCGCATATGAAGGTGGTCAGACTCACGTTGATCGTCCTGACGTTGTTACACGTGCTTTCAATATAA
- the LOC123144111 gene encoding uncharacterized protein isoform X3: MVRSGAHASQRIRSTSLGSSSLVGSSLPVGGVDGRFLAQDSSADEARRQRQARQDIRRGKRPLDSSSVGRNVCPVLEELVDPCLLAVRGASDVEVLYRPYFVAGWLSGSSRGLTPSVLPTPVVSRADAVWNRRKRRILRDYYTGKKRVPAMEPPFAKENILLLKAVSRVRSYYGGPEYVCPVCHASFWFLEGCKTYAAGGGRLPVYSGCCKGGKVSLPSFPDWPSPLKDLIKFDGGPVSSRFMRLIRYYNSMFCFTSLGARVDQSINVGGSLCFQDEWGGLSSYWSSYSFRE, from the exons ATGGTTCGTTCCGGTGCTCATGCTTCCCAGCGTATTCGCTCCACGTCGTTGGGTTCTTCTTCCTTGGTGGGTTCCTCTTTGCCGGTTGGTGGTGTTGATGGGAGGTTTCTTGCCCAAG ATTCGAGTGCTGATGAGGCGCGGCGGCAACGCCAGGCACGGCAAGATATCCGTCGTGGGAAGCGCCCTCTAGATTCATCGTCCG TTGGAAGGAACGTTTGCCCTGTACTTGAAGAGCTGGTTGATCCTTGTCTTCTTGCTGTTAGGGGTGCATCTGATGTCGAAGTTTTGTATCGTCCGTATTTTGTTGCTGGTTGGTTGTCTGGTTCCTCGCGTGGACTGACTCCTTCTG TTCTTCCTACACCTGTTGTTAGTCGTGCTGATGCTGTTTGGAATCGTCGGAAGCGAAGGATTCTTCGAGATTATTACACTGGTAAAAAAAGAG TTCCTGCTATGGAACCGCCATTTGCTAAGGAAAATATATTACTTCTTAAAG CCGTTTCACGTGTTCGCTCTTATTATGGTGGTCCTGAGTATGTTTGCCCGGTGTGCCATGCTTCATTTTGGTTTTTGGAGGGCTGTAAGACTTATGCTGCCGGTGGTGGTCGCCTTCCAGTGTATAGTGGCTGTTGCAAGGGAGGCAAGGTGTCGTTGCCTTCATTTCCAGATTGGCCATCTCCTCTTAAGGATTTGATTAAGTTTGATGGAGGTCCTGTCTCTAGCCGTTTCATGCGTTTGATTAGATATTACAATTCTATGTTTTGCTTCACATCTCTTGGCGCTCGAGTTGATCAGAGTATTAATGTTGGCGGATCCCTATGTTTTCAAGATGAATGGGGTGGTTTATCATCATATTGGTCCTCTTATTCCTTCAGGGAATAG
- the LOC123144111 gene encoding uncharacterized protein isoform X2, whose protein sequence is MVRSGAHASQRIRSTSLGSSSLVGSSLPVGGVDGRFLAQGGSVPHSSADEARRQRQARQDIRRGKRPLDSSSVGRNVCPVLEELVDPCLLAVRGASDVEVLYRPYFVAGWLSGSSRGLTPSVLPTPVVSRADAVWNRRKRRILRDYYTGKKRVPAMEPPFAKENILLLKAVSRVRSYYGGPEYVCPVCHASFWFLEGCKTYAAGGGRLPVYSGCCKGGKVSLPSFPDWPSPLKDLIKFDGGPVSSRFMRLIRYYNSMFCFTSLGARVDQSINVGGSLCFQDEWGGLSSYWSSYSFRE, encoded by the exons ATGGTTCGTTCCGGTGCTCATGCTTCCCAGCGTATTCGCTCCACGTCGTTGGGTTCTTCTTCCTTGGTGGGTTCCTCTTTGCCGGTTGGTGGTGTTGATGGGAGGTTTCTTGCCCAAGGTGGTTCTGTTCCTC ATTCGAGTGCTGATGAGGCGCGGCGGCAACGCCAGGCACGGCAAGATATCCGTCGTGGGAAGCGCCCTCTAGATTCATCGTCCG TTGGAAGGAACGTTTGCCCTGTACTTGAAGAGCTGGTTGATCCTTGTCTTCTTGCTGTTAGGGGTGCATCTGATGTCGAAGTTTTGTATCGTCCGTATTTTGTTGCTGGTTGGTTGTCTGGTTCCTCGCGTGGACTGACTCCTTCTG TTCTTCCTACACCTGTTGTTAGTCGTGCTGATGCTGTTTGGAATCGTCGGAAGCGAAGGATTCTTCGAGATTATTACACTGGTAAAAAAAGAG TTCCTGCTATGGAACCGCCATTTGCTAAGGAAAATATATTACTTCTTAAAG CCGTTTCACGTGTTCGCTCTTATTATGGTGGTCCTGAGTATGTTTGCCCGGTGTGCCATGCTTCATTTTGGTTTTTGGAGGGCTGTAAGACTTATGCTGCCGGTGGTGGTCGCCTTCCAGTGTATAGTGGCTGTTGCAAGGGAGGCAAGGTGTCGTTGCCTTCATTTCCAGATTGGCCATCTCCTCTTAAGGATTTGATTAAGTTTGATGGAGGTCCTGTCTCTAGCCGTTTCATGCGTTTGATTAGATATTACAATTCTATGTTTTGCTTCACATCTCTTGGCGCTCGAGTTGATCAGAGTATTAATGTTGGCGGATCCCTATGTTTTCAAGATGAATGGGGTGGTTTATCATCATATTGGTCCTCTTATTCCTTCAGGGAATAG